Proteins co-encoded in one Garra rufa chromosome 21, GarRuf1.0, whole genome shotgun sequence genomic window:
- the amy2al2 gene encoding amyAc_bac_euk_AmyA and Aamy_C domain-containing protein, whose product MKLLILVVLFGLSFAQHNPNMKNGRTSIVHLFEWRWADIAEECERYLAPNGYGGVQISPPSEHVKLSNPWHPWWQRYQPIGYNLCSRSGTEAELQDMITRCNNVGVNIYVDVVINHMCKSIHGEGTPSSCGSYFNGHKEDFPSVPYSYLDFNDGKCKSGSGNIENYHDIYQVRDCRLEDLLDLALEKDYVRGKLADYLNKLIDLGVAGFRVDACKHMWPGDLTNVYGRLKTLNTK is encoded by the exons ATGAAGCTCCTGATTCTGGTGGTGCTCTTTGGGCTGAGTTTTGCTCAGCACAACCCAAACATGAAAAATGGTAGGACGTCCATTGTTCATCTGTTTGAGTGGCGTTGGGCAGATATAGCAGAGGAATGTGAGAGATACCTGGCTCCAAATGGCTATGGAGGAGTTCAG ATCTCTCCCCCAAGTGAGCATGTCAAGCTGTCCAATCCTTGGCATCCTTGGTGGCAGAGGTATCAGCCAATTGGCTACAACTTGTGCTCCAGATCAGGAACTGAAGCAGAGCTGCAGGACATGATCACACGCTGTAACAATGTTGGG GTGAACATTTATGTGGATGTTGTCATCAATCACATGTGTAAATCAATTCATGGAGAGGGCACTCCCTCCAGCTGTGGATCATACTTCAACGGACACAAGGAGGACTTTCCCTCTGTTCCCTACTCATATTTGGACTTCAATGATGGCAAATGTAAAAGTGGCAGTGGGAACATTGAAAACTACCACGATATTTACCAG GTCAGAGATTGTCGCTTGGAAGATCTTCTGGATTTGGCCCTGGAGAAGGACTACGTTAGAGGAAAACTGGCTGACTATCTGAACAAACTCATCGACCTGGGTGTGGCTGGATTCAGAGTTGATGCTTGTAAGCACATGTGGCCTGGTGATCTTACTAATGTCTACGGCAGACTCAAGACCCTCAATACCAAATGA